One Streptomyces sp. P9-A2 DNA window includes the following coding sequences:
- a CDS encoding sensor histidine kinase produces the protein MWPARRIVGESLLSSALVLPAMGLELLDDGSLIRAVGVGLAIGLLSPLRRVLPATALLATAVGSAVITGLAPFLLVAAWSAGRRIGGLGRASGVFALAYALAFGSDLWNLPHFSLPFLAFGALLLLVMIVVPGLAGHYWAQRRTLADTLGEYHAQLVREREIIAEHARIRERQRIAHDMHDSLGHQLALIAVHTGALEVDPALTGRQHEAVGVLREASVAAMHELRDVVGVLRDNAEATDPEGAPGAAEPDGENPTQRSRGVAGIDSLVETSRKAGTPVELLRSGEEHPLNPTAGHAAYRLVQEGLTNAHKHAPGASITVGLRYEPDSLVVEVANGPAAEPAHPDVASGGQGLTGLGERARLVGGMVHAGPTEDGGFRLAGVLPYTSPGAGFPKPAPGAASTTFVARTDDFRAQNSAGLSGQSDPVIERIALPKELAKAMNRNKTHNGVAVGCGVAALVVLLLGIAVAVGAVFLFREVDKSMMEPKEYDAIEVGQAEAEVRDRLPDGESFLTGNLEKGAPPVPAGAKCLSIPSTEVGDDWDREPAYRFCFKDGKLIEKKSFEAEV, from the coding sequence ATGTGGCCCGCCCGGCGCATCGTGGGCGAGTCGCTGCTGAGTTCGGCCCTGGTCCTGCCGGCGATGGGTCTTGAACTACTGGACGACGGAAGCCTGATACGGGCCGTCGGTGTCGGACTGGCGATCGGGCTGCTCTCGCCGCTGCGCCGGGTGCTGCCCGCGACCGCACTGCTGGCGACCGCCGTCGGCTCCGCGGTGATCACCGGATTGGCGCCGTTCCTTCTCGTCGCCGCCTGGTCGGCCGGGCGGCGGATCGGCGGACTCGGCAGGGCCTCCGGTGTCTTTGCCCTGGCTTATGCCCTCGCCTTCGGTTCAGACCTGTGGAACCTGCCCCACTTCTCCCTGCCCTTCCTGGCCTTCGGTGCCCTGTTGCTGCTGGTCATGATCGTCGTGCCGGGCCTCGCCGGACACTACTGGGCGCAGCGCCGGACCCTGGCCGACACCCTCGGCGAGTACCACGCCCAACTCGTCCGCGAACGCGAGATCATCGCCGAGCACGCCCGGATACGGGAGCGTCAGCGCATCGCGCACGACATGCACGACAGCCTCGGCCACCAGCTCGCGCTGATCGCGGTGCACACCGGCGCGCTGGAGGTCGACCCGGCACTGACCGGACGGCAGCACGAGGCGGTCGGTGTGCTGCGCGAGGCCTCGGTGGCCGCGATGCACGAACTGCGCGACGTGGTAGGGGTGTTGCGGGACAACGCCGAGGCGACCGACCCCGAGGGCGCCCCGGGGGCCGCGGAACCGGACGGTGAGAACCCCACACAGCGGTCACGCGGCGTGGCCGGTATCGACAGCCTGGTGGAGACCTCCCGAAAAGCTGGTACGCCCGTGGAGTTGCTGCGCTCGGGTGAAGAGCATCCCCTCAACCCCACCGCCGGCCACGCGGCGTACCGGCTGGTCCAGGAGGGCCTGACCAACGCGCACAAGCACGCCCCCGGCGCCTCGATCACCGTCGGCCTGCGGTACGAGCCGGACTCGCTGGTCGTCGAGGTCGCCAACGGCCCGGCGGCGGAGCCCGCGCACCCCGACGTGGCGAGCGGCGGCCAGGGGCTGACCGGGCTGGGGGAGCGGGCCCGGCTCGTCGGCGGCATGGTGCACGCGGGCCCCACGGAGGACGGCGGGTTCCGGCTGGCGGGCGTACTGCCGTACACGTCACCGGGTGCCGGCTTTCCGAAGCCGGCACCCGGTGCGGCCTCGACGACGTTCGTCGCACGCACGGACGACTTCCGGGCGCAGAACTCGGCGGGCCTCTCCGGTCAGAGTGATCCGGTCATCGAACGGATCGCTCTCCCCAAGGAGTTGGCCAAGGCAATGAACAGGAACAAGACGCACAACGGAGTGGCCGTCGGATGCGGAGTGGCGGCCCTGGTCGTCCTGTTGCTGGGGATCGCGGTGGCCGTCGGAGCGGTGTTCCTCTTCCGCGAGGTGGACAAGAGCATGATGGAGCCGAAGGAGTACGACGCCATCGAGGTCGGTCAGGCCGAGGCGGAGGTCCGCGACCGACTGCCCGACGGTGAATCGTTCCTGACCGGGAACCTGGAGAAGGGCGCGCCCCCCGTGCCCGCGGGGGCGAAATGCCTCAGCATCCCCTCCACGGAGGTCGGGGACGACTGGGACAGGGAACCGGCGTACCGGTTCTGCTTCAAGGACGGAAAGCTGATCGAGAAGAAGTCCTTCGAGGCCGAGGTCTAG